Genomic DNA from uncultured Methanospirillum sp.:
TTCAGGGGAGCAGAACTGACATCAAGGGAAATTGAACGAATTGCCGATCTTCGCCAGCCCGAGGTGAGTGTTGCGATAACCGGCCTTACAAAGAGGAAGTGGGTTATAGTTGCCAGTCTAATTACCGCGAACAAAGGACGTCCGGTAAAGGTCTTTTCCCTTGCTGAGCCGGTTGATGCAATTCTTGATGAACTTCGCGATGGAATATGTGAAGGGCATGATCAGCAGATGCTCATGCTCAGCCGGATCAGAGAGATCATCAGAAAATAATTCAATATACTTCTGTCCTGCATTAGGTAAGATGGAGTAACAATGGAGAAGATACAACTTCCACCCCAGCCGCCAGAAGTTACTCTCCCGGTTGTTATTGCAGGATCCCTGATTCATAGAAGGGAAAACTACATGACCCTTGGAGCATTCGGGATCATGTCCCTTCAGCCTCCGATCGTATACATCTCGTCCATGAAATCCCATTACTCAAACGAGGGGATCAGAGAAACCGGATTTTTCAGTGTTAATATTCCCCCGGCAGAACTCGTGCAGAAGGCTGACTTCTGCGGGCTTGTGTCAGGCCGTGATGTTGATAAAAGCGGGATCTTCACAACCTTTTATGGGAATGAGCGATCCGCTCCGATGATCGAGGAGTGTCCGGTAAACTTTGTATGCAGGGTGATCAGGACTGTCGATCTCCCATATAATGAGGTCTTCATAGGGGAGATCATTGAGTATTATGCAAGCACAGAATGTCTTGATGATGACAAGCCAGATCCTGATAAAATAAACCCGATGGTGCTTGCCGGGCCATCATACAGGAGTCTGGGCCCTGCTGCCGGTGTTGCATTTGGAGAAGGCCGGGCATACCGTGCCCGTTTAAATCGGGAGAGATCGGGTTAAGACAATAGTTTTTCTGAATCCTGGCTGATGCGGTACCCATCAGGAGGAACCATGATCTCAAACCGGGCACCCTTTCCTACCTCACCATTCTCAATGATTGTAATGCCGGTTATCTCAAGGATCTCACGTGAAAGATTCAGACCAAAACCGGTGTGTTTGAAGTATTCTCGGTTAAAGATCTTCTGCTTGAACTGATCGGGAATGCCGACTCCGTCATCTTCACATATGATCGTATACCCTGCAGGGCCTGCTGATCCCGAGAACCTGATCTCAGATATCTTCTCCCCGTACCTGAGAGCATTATCGATGAGGTTGTGAAACACTTTCACAAGAAGGGGATCTGCGTAGATCTTCACGGAGTCATTGTCAATGAAAATCCTCACCGAAATCTCCCTGAATGCAGTGACAGCCTCGTTGATAGTCTCATAGAGATCAGCCCAGACAGGAGAGGCTAAACCGATATCCTGGTAGTCACGGGTGAAAGCAATCTGGCGCTCAATATTGTGAGCAAACATATCTGCTTTCTCAATCATTATCAGTGTATCAGGGCCCAGGGGATCCGTTCTGGCAATATCAAGTGTTACAAACAGACCCTGGAGTTGGTTGACAACATCATGCCGAGTAATATTTGACAGGAGATTGAGTTTCTTGTGTGCCAGAGTGATTGCATCCTTTGCTTTTTTCCGTTCAGTGATGTCCCCACTGACTACAAGCACTCCGATGATAGTTCCGTCCTGATCCCGCAGTGGGACTTTGTCGGTCTGAACCCAGATATGCGCACCATGTGCAATATGCAGGGGCTCGATGATACCAAGTTTGGCAATGCCTGAATTGATAACCTCCAGATCATCTGCATAG
This window encodes:
- a CDS encoding flavin reductase family protein — translated: MEKIQLPPQPPEVTLPVVIAGSLIHRRENYMTLGAFGIMSLQPPIVYISSMKSHYSNEGIRETGFFSVNIPPAELVQKADFCGLVSGRDVDKSGIFTTFYGNERSAPMIEECPVNFVCRVIRTVDLPYNEVFIGEIIEYYASTECLDDDKPDPDKINPMVLAGPSYRSLGPAAGVAFGEGRAYRARLNRERSG